In the Helicoverpa armigera isolate CAAS_96S chromosome 28, ASM3070526v1, whole genome shotgun sequence genome, one interval contains:
- the LOC135119046 gene encoding uncharacterized protein K02A2.6-like: protein MAKSFLGNLSTFDYKSGEWSIFKGRLTQFLKVNEVKEENKSAILITHLSDDSYRLVRNLAYPVELEALDYKKLVELLDTHFKQKQCSFSDKAKFYGAKRSSGESLGDWAARLRGLASYCNFGSALDTNLTDRFVLGLGAGPERDKLFEQNASTLEFNKALEIAERAECAREARKVLSTDDTTIKEEPVNKIYKGGSRRGGGGSGAGGARAGTRDASREAGRCAICGLKGHDKDVCRYKNYKCQKCGKEGHLKKVCNKKNQTNRVRVNNIGSDDSDSESDGTCKECHNFNIRYVTDKPLCLDIKVGDKNVTMELDSGSGVSVISNRMYSELFAHYNLTDCTIKMCLYNGHKISPLGYFQPIVEYKAQRKEIKIFVVDSNGPPLLGRDFMSTFGLILTNIYKISQDHDVNALLEQFPSLWKDELGCFNKFKVHLRLKENSVPKFFKARPIPFALKDKVELELDRLVSLGILVPVSNSRYATPIVPVLKDNNTVKIAGDFSVTLNKDLIIDKYPLPRIEEVFAKLGGGEHYSKIDLKNAYNQFCLSEDSQELTTINTPKGLFKYTRLVYGLANAPALFQKAMEVLLLGIEGVSIWLDDICLTAPTKALHITRLAQVLSRLNEAGLRLQKDKCEFFKDNVTYLGYIIDKNGLRTNRDKVKAILNAPEPTNITEVKRFLGVVNYYRAFIPNASSIMSPLHELLRSGARWEWGARQRRAVRRVCAELASERVLAHFEPSAQLVLSVDAGPHGLGAVLSQRGSDGGERPLAYASRSLSVSERNYSQIQKEATAIIFGVKHFHQYLYGRSEPFILKTDHRPLVSIFNNKTGISITTALRLQRYAIILSAYNYTVQYISSDNNLVADYFSRAPVADTACKGDSEYDAYLSLNFLDVTDPAVLLMDLKKATCSDKTIQTVIKYTNVGWPRKIVCESIRPFFLCRMDLQYENGILMRGHKVVIPVALRERMLRELHSTHLGIVKMKCNARSRMWWPGIDEDIERCIGACDVCASVRPAPPRAAPAPWPSPAAPWERIHIDYLSIRQQTYLVVIDAYSKWLECIYMQNDTTSQSLIRKLKQCFSVFGLPCTLVSDNDPKINSKEFNLFCSNNGIKYITTPIYHPCSNGQAENSVRTCKKMLKIILSENSAQHVLREKLIGYLFEYRNTEHCTTGHSPAELMFGRKLRSRLDLILPKENQSHKKMSKENECGSRAFVIGDRVWVRWYSGRKEAWKLGVISKVIGKRMYEVVVDDQSVSCIRHLDQLLKCKNKGIARSIDCDEPMPSGVPPVPSSPTSTVQFSPTTSELISESDSVSTTGVVLEEPVEETVAAPVTITSVEGSSNAAGSSSSGSDIICTEAREGVRQSVSCMPDAQAPQASAGPQDSSPQLSRARSQRVRKKVDYSVFYK, encoded by the coding sequence atggcgaAGTCATTTTTGGGTAATTTATCGACGTTTGATTATAAATCCGGCGAGTGGTCTATTTTCAAAGGGCGGTTGACCCAATTTTTGAAGGTTAACGAAGTCAAGGAAGAGAATAAAAGTGCAATCTTGATTACACATTTATCCGATGACTCATATCGTTTGGTGCGTAATTTGGCTTATCCTGTCGAGTTGGAGGCGCTGGACTATAAGAAGCTGGTGGAACTGCTCGATACTCACTTCAAACAGAAGCAATGTTCATTTTCGGACAAGGCCAAATTTTATGGAGCTAAGAGGAGCTCAGGCGAGTCATTGGGCGATTGGGCTGCACGACTGCGAGGATTGGCGAGCTACTGTAACTTCGGATCCGCTTTGGACACAAACCTGACGGATCGTTTTGTCCTGGGCTTAGGAGCGGGGCCCGAGCGTGATAAGCTATTTGAGCAGAATGCTTCCACGTTGGAATTTAACAAAGCGTTGGAGATAGCTGAGCGAGCGGAATGCGCTAGAGAAGCCAGGAAGGTGTTGTCCACAGATGACACTACCATAAAAGAAGAACCGGTGAACAAAATATACAAGGGCGGTTCACGTCGCGGCGGCGGTGGCAGCGGCGCAGGCGGCGCTCGTGCGGGGACACGAGATGCAAGTCGTGAAGCTGGCCGTTGTGCTATATGCGGTTTAAAAGGTCACGATAAGGATGTGTGTCgttacaaaaattataagtGTCAAAAATGTGGAAAAGAAGGGCATTTAAAGAAagtgtgtaataaaaaaaaccaaacCAACCGTGTTCGCGTTAATAATATTGGAAGCGATGATAGTGATAGTGAATCAGACGGTACCTGTAAGGAATGCCATAATTTTAACATAAGGTATGTAACAGACAAACCGTTGTGTTTAGACATTAAAGTAGGTGATAAAAATGTAACCATGGAGTTAGATTCTGGGTCTGGAGTTTCTGTCATATCAAATAGAATGTACTCAGAACTGTTTGCGCATTATAACTTAACTGACTGTACGattaaaatgtgtttatatAACGGACATAAAATCTCGCCGTTGGGGTATTTCCAGCCTATTGTCGAATATAAAGCACAAAGGAAAGAAATTAAGATATTTGTAGTAGACTCGAATGGCCCTCCCCTACTTGGGCGCGATTTCATGTCCACTTTcggtttaattttaacaaacatttataaaataagtcaGGATCACGATGTTAATGCATTATTGGAACAGTTTCCTAGCTTATGGAAAGATGAACTtggttgttttaataaatttaaagtgCACCTACGATTAAAGGAAAATTCAGTACCAAAATTCTTTAAGGCCCGACCGATACCGTTCGCCTTAAAAGACAAGGTAGAATTAGAATTAGATAGATTAGTCAGTTTGGGTATACTAGTTCCGGTAAGTAATTCACGTTATGCAACACCTATAGTACCGGTTTTAAAGGATAATAACACGGTTAAGATAGCAGGTGATTTTTCAGTCACACTTAATAAGGACCTTATAATAGATAAGTACCCGCTACCAAGGATTGAAGAAGTGTTTGCTAAGCTTGGTGGGGGAGAACATTATTcgaaaatagatttaaaaaatgcatataATCAATTTTGTCTCTCGGAAGATTCTCAGGAGTTGACTACTATTAACACACCTAAaggattatttaaatatacacGTCTAGTTTACGGTCTTGCGAATGCTCCTGCCCTGTTCCAAAAAGCAATGGAAGTTTTATTGTTGGGTATCGAAGGAGTTAGTATATGGTTAGACGATATTTGTTTGACTGCGCCAACAAAAGCACTTCATATAACGAGATTAGCACAGGTTCTAAGCAGGTTAAATGAAGCGGGGTTGCGCCTTCAGAAAGACAAATGCGAGTTTTTTAAGGATAATGTAACGTACTTAGGGTACATTATCGATAAGAACGGATTACGTACTAACCGCGATAAAGTTAAGGCAATATTAAATGCGCCGGAACCGACAAATATTACGGAAGTAAAGAGGTTCCTAGGAGTAGTCAACTACTACAGGGCTTTTATTCCTAATGCATCGAGCATTATGAGCCCGCTCCACGAGTTGCTGCGCAGTGGCGCGCGGTGGGAGTGGGGAGCGCGCCAGCGCCGCGCGGTGCGTCGCGTGTGCGCTGAGCTCGCCTCTGAGCGCGTGCTGGCGCATTTCGAGCCGAGCGCGCAGCTAGTGCTATCAGTAGATGCCGGGCCGCATGGACTCGGGGCTGTCCTATCTCAACGGGGCAGCGATGGCGGCGAACGACCATTAGCGTATGCCTCGCGGTCGCTTTCGGTAAGCGAACGCAATTATAGTCAAATACAAAAAGAAGCGACAGCGATCATTTTTGGTGTCAAACACTTCCATCAATACCTTTACGGAAGAAGCGAGCCATTTATTCTTAAGACCGACCACCGGCCCCTAgtatcaatatttaataataaaacggGTATATCGATAACTACAGCATTACGGTTACAAAGATACGCTATTATCCTTTCTGCATACAACTATACGGTTCAGTATATATCAAGTGATAATAACTTAGTCGCTGATTATTTTTCCCGTGCACCTGTGGCGGATACTGCGTGCAAGGGAGATAGCGAATATGATGCATATTTGTCACTGAATTTCTTAGACGTGACCGACCCAGCTGTTTTGTTAATGGATTTAAAGAAGGCAACTTGTAGTGATAAAACTATTCAAACCGTCATTAAATATACAAATGTAGGTTGGCCGCGTAAGATTGTTTGCGAATCTATTCGTCCCTTCTTTTTATGTCGTATGGATTTGCAATACGAAAATGGTATTTTAATGCGGGGTCATAAGGTGGTAATTCCAGTGGCACTGCGAGAAAGAATGTTGCGCGAACTGCACAGCACGCATTTAGGCATAGTAAAAATGAAATGTAATGCGCGTAGTAGGATGTGGTGGCCCGGTATAGACGAGGATATTGAGAGGTGTATCGGCGCATGCGACGTCTGCGCGAGCGTGCGGCCTGCGCCGCCGcgagctgcgcccgcgccgtggCCGAGTCCAGCGGCGCCGTGGGAACGCATCCACATTGACTATCTGTCTATACGTCAACAGACGTATCTAGTAGTGATTGACGCATACTCTAAATGGTTAGAATGTATTTACATGCAAAATGATACTACTAGCCAATCTTTGATAAGAAAActgaaacaatgtttttctgTGTTTGGTTTACCTTGTACTTTAGTTTCAGATAACGATCCCAAGATAAATTCAAAGGaatttaatttgttctgttCCAATAATGGCATTAAATACATCACGACTCCAATTTACCATCCATGTAGCAACGGTCAAGCGGAGAATTCAGTAAGAACTTGTAAAAAgatgttgaaaataatattaagtgaaAACTCTGCACAACATGTGTTACGTGAAAAATTGATAggctatttatttgaatataggAATACAGAGCACTGCACTACTGGACACTCGCCCGCAGAATTAATGTTTGGTCGGAAGCTGAGATCACGGCTTGATTTAATACttccaaaagaaaatcaatCGCATAAAAAAATGTCGAAGGAGAATGAATGTGGTAGCAGAGCCTTTGTGATTGGTGACAGGGTATGGGTCCGGTGGTACAGTGGTAGAAAAGAAGCTTGGAAATTAGGAGTAATAAGTAAAGTGATAGGGAAAAGAATGTATGAAGTGGTGGTTGATGATCAAAGTGTATCTTGTATTAGGCATCTTGATCAGCTGttaaagtgtaaaaataaaggtaTAGCAAGATCAATTGATTGTGATGAACCGATGCCTTCAGGGGTTCCACCTGTTCCTAGTTCACCGACTTCAACAGTTCAGTTTAGTCCAACAACATCCGAATTAATTAGTGAGTCGGATTCAGTTAGCACAACTGGTGTAGTTTTAGAGGAACCGGTGGAAGAAACGGTGGCAGCGCCGGTTACTATTACTAGCGTTGAAGGCTCTAGCAATGCTGCTGGAAGCAGTAGTAGTGGTAGCGATATAATTTGTACTGAAGCTCGAGAAGGTGTACGCCAATCTGTCAGTTGTATGCCAGACGCCCAGGCTCCTCAAGCCTCGGCCGGGCCACAGGATTCATCTCCGCAATTATCACGTGCACGTTCTCAGCGAGTTAGGAAGAAGGTAGATTACTCAGTATTTTATAAGTAG